The proteins below are encoded in one region of Equus caballus isolate H_3958 breed thoroughbred chromosome 16, TB-T2T, whole genome shotgun sequence:
- the NISCH gene encoding nischarin isoform X9 — translation MAAAAARSFGPEREAEPAKEARVVGSELVDTYTVYIIQVTDGSHEWTVKHRYSDFHDLHEKLVAERKIDKNLLPPKKIIGKNSRSLVEKREKDLEVYLQTLLAAFPGVAPRVLAHFLHFHYYEINGITAALAEELFEKGEQLLGAGQVFVIGPLQLYAVTEQLQQGKPTCASGDAKTDLGHILDFTCRLKYLKVSGTEGPFGTSNIQEQLLPFDLSIFKSLHQVEISHCDAKHIRGLVVSKPTLATMSVRFSATSMKEVLVPEASEFDEWEPEGTALEGPVTAVIPTWQALTTLDLSHNSISEIDESVKLIPKIEFLDLSHNGVLVVDNLQHLYNLVHLDLSYNKLTSLDGVHTKLGNIKTLNLAGNLLESLSGLHKLYSLVNLDLSNNRIEQMEEVRSIGSLPCLEHVALLNNPLSIIPDYRTKVLAQFGERASEVCLDNTATTEKELDTVEVLKAIQKAKEVKSKLNNPEKKVGEDSRLSAAPCVRPSGSPPTVAPTSASLPQPILSNQGILGDE, via the exons atggcggcggcggcggcgcgcagCTTCGGGCCGGAGCGGGAGGCAGAGCCGGCCAAGGAGGCGCGCGTTGTGGGCTCTGAGCTGGTGGACACGTATACG GTTTACATCATCCAGGTCACGGATGGCAGCCATGAGTGGACGGTCAAGCACCGCTACAGTGATTTCCATGACCTGCATGAAAAG CTCGTGGCAGAGAGAAAGATTGATAAGAATCTCCTTCCGCCCAAAAAGATAATTGGGAAAAACTCAAGAAGCTTGGTGGAGAAGCGGGAGAAGGATCTGGAGGTCTACCTGCAGACGCTCCTGGCCGCCTTCCCGGGCGTGGCCCCCAGGGTGCTGGCCCACTTCTTGCATTTTCACTACTAT GAGATAAATGGTATCACTGCGGCACTGGCTGAGGAGCTTTTTGAAAAAG GGGAACAGCTCCTGGGGGCCGGCCAGGTCTTCGTCATTGGGCCCCTGCAGCTATATGCGGTCACCGAGCAGCTGCAGCAGGGAAAGCCCACATGCGCCAGTGGGGACGCCAAGACTGACCTTGGGCACATCCTGGACTTCACCTGTCGCCTTAAGTACCTTAAG GTTTCTGGCACAGAAGGACCTTTTGGGACCAGCAACATTCAGGAGCAGCTCCTGCCTTTCGATTTGTCTATATTCAAGTCACTTCATCAGGTGGAG ATAAGTCACTGTGATGCCAAGCACATCCGGGGGCTGGTCGTGTCAAAGCCCACCTTAGCCACCATGAGCGTCCGCTTCTCAGCAACTTCGATGAAG GAAGTCCTTGTTCCTGAAGCCTCGGAATTTGATGAGTGGGAGCCAGAAGGCACAGCCCTGGAAGGCCCTGTGACTGCTGTCATCCCCACATGGCAAGCGCTGACCACTCTAGACCTGAGCCACAACAGCATCTCGGAGATTGATGAGTCTGTG AAACTGATTCCAAAGATTGAGTTCCTTGATCTGAGTCACAATGGAGTGCTGGTCGTGGACAACCTGCAG CACCTGTACAACCTCGTGCACCTGGACCTGTCCTACAACAAACTCACCTCTTTGGACGGGGTTCACACCAAACTGGGGAACATCAAGACCCTGAACCTGGCAGGCAACCTCCTGGAGAGTCTGAGTGGTCTGCACAAGCTCTACTCCCTGGTCAACCTGGATCTCAGCAACAACAGAATCGAACAG ATGGAGGAGGTCAGGAGCATAGGCAGCCTCCCGTGTCTGGAGCACGTGGCTCTGCTGAACAACCCTCTGAGCATCATCCCCGACTACCGGACCAAGGTGCTGGCTCagtttggagagagggcctctgaG GTCTGTCTGGACAACACAGCAACCACAGAGAAGGAACTGGACACTGTGGAAGTGCTAAAAGCGATTCAGAAAGCCAAGGAGGTCAAGTCCAAACTGAACAACCCAGAGAAGAAG GTCGGTGAGGATTCTCGTCTCTCAGCTGCCCCCTGTGTCAGACCCAGCGGCTCCCCTCCCACCGTGGCTCCCACGtctgcctccctgccccagcccatcCTCTCCAACCAAG GCATCCTCGGAGATGAGTGA
- the TNNC1 gene encoding troponin C, slow skeletal and cardiac muscles, which produces MDDIYKAAVEQLTEEQKNEFKAAFDIFVLGAEDGCISTKELGKVMRMLGQNPTPEELQEMIDEVDEDGSGTVDFDEFLVMMVRCMKDDSKGKSEEELSDLFRMFDKNADGYIDLEELKIMLQATGETITEDDIEELMKDGDKNNDGRIDYDEFLEFMKGVE; this is translated from the exons ATGGATGACATCTACAAGGCTGCG gTAGAGCAGCTGAcagaagagcagaaaaatg AGTTCAAGGCAGCCTTTGACATCTTCGTGCTGGGCGCCGAGGACGGCTGCATCAGCACCAAGGAGCTGGGCAAGGTGATGAGGATGCTGGGCCAGAACCCCACACCTGAGGAGCTGCAGGAGATGATTGACGAGGTGGATGAGGACG GCAGCGGCACAGTGGACTTCGATGAGTTCCTGGTCATGATGGTTCGGTGCATGAAGGATGACAGCAAAGGGAAGTCTGAGGAAGAGCTGTCTGACCTCTTTCGCATGTTTGACAA aaacGCTGATGGCTATATCGACCTGGAGGAGCTGAAGATAATGCTTCAGGCTACCGGTGAGACCATCACGGAGGACGACATTGAGGAGCTCATGAAGGATGGTGACAAGAACAACGATGGCCGCATCGACTATGATG AGTTCCTGGAGTTCATGAAGGGGGTGGAGTAG
- the SEMA3G gene encoding semaphorin-3G codes for MVPSAWAICCLLGGLLLRAGSPSPGPSVPRLRLSYRDLLSANRSAIFLGPRGSLDLRAMYLDEYRDCLFLGGRDALYSLQLDQAWLDPREVLWPPQPGQREECVRKGRDPLMECANFVRVLQPHNRTHLLVCGTGAFQPTCALITVGHRGEHVLHLEPGSVESGRGRCPHEPSRPFASTFVGGDLYTGLTADFLGREAMIFRSGGPRPALRSDSDQNLLHDPRFVMAARIPDNSDRDDDKVYFFFSETVPSPDGGPGRVTVSRVGRVCVNDAGGQRVLVNKWSTFLKARLVCSVPGLGGAETHFDQLEDVFLLWPKAGKSLEVYALFSTVSAVFQGFAVCVYHMVDIWEVFKGPFAHQDGPQHQWGPYGGKVPFPRPGMCPSKMTAQPGRPFGSTKDYPDEVLHFARAHPLMFQPVRPRQGRPVLVKTHLAQQLRQIVVDRVEAEDGTYDVMFLGTDSGSVLKVIALQAGGSAEPEEVVLEELQVFKVPTPITEMEISVKRQMLYVGSRLGVARLQLHQCETYGSACAECCLARDPYCAWDGASCTHYRPGTSKRRFRRQDIRHGNPALQCLGQSREAEAAGLVATTTVYGTEHNSTFLECLPKSPQAAVRWFLQRPGDEGSDQVKTDERVLQTEQGLLFRRLSRLDAGTYTCTTLEHGFSQMVVRLALEVIIATQLDSLFPRVPRPEDPPARGGLASTPTKAWYKDILQLIGFANLPRVDEYCERVWCSSRSRGKQAKGKSWAGLELGKKVKSRVQAERNRTPREVEAT; via the exons ATGGTCCCCTCGGCCTGGGCCATCTGCTGCCTCCTGGGGGGCCTCCTTCTCCGTGcaggcagccccagccccggccccagcgTGCCCCGCCTGCGGCTCTCCTACCGAG ACCTCCTGTCTGCCAACCGCTCTGCCATCTTTCTGGGTCCCCGGGGCTCCCTGGACCTTCGGGCCATGTACCTGGATGAGTACCGGGACTGCCTCTTTCTGGGGGGCCGTGATGCTCTCTACTCTCTGCAGCTGGaccaggcatggctggatccccGGGAG GTCCTGTGGCCTCCGCAgccaggacagagggaagagtGTGTTCGCAAGGGAAGAGATCCTTTG ATGGAGTGTGCCAACTTTGTGCGGGTGCTGCAGCCCCACAATCGGACCCACCTGCTGGTGTGTGGCACTGGGGCCTTCCAGCCCACCTGTGCCCTCATCACTGTTGGGCACCGTGGAGAG cATGTGCTCCACCTGGAGCCCGGCAGTGTAGAAAGTGGGCGGGGGCGATGCCCACATGAGCCCAGCCGTCCCTTTGCCAGCACTTTTGTAG GTGGGGATCTGTACACAGGCCTCACTGCCGACTTCCTTGGGCGTGAGGCCATGATCTTCCGGAGTGGGGGTCCCCGGCCAGCCTTGCGTTCTGACTCTGACCAGAATCTCCTGCATG ATCCCCGGTTTGTTATGGCGGCCCGGATCCCTGACAACTCAGACCGGGACGATGACAAGGTGTACTTCTTCTTCTCGGAGACTGTCCCCTCGCCAGATGGTGGCCCAGGCCGTGTCACCGTCAGCCGTGTGGGCCGTGTTTGTGTG AATGACGCTGGTGGCCAGCGGGTGCTGGTGAACAAATGGAGCACCTTCCTCAAGGCCAGGCTGGTCTGCTCGGTGCCTGGCCTCGGTGGTGCTGAGACCCACTTTGATCAGCTGG AGGATGTGTTTCTGCTGTGGCCCAAGGCAGGGAAGAGCCTCGAGGTGTATGCACTGTTCAGCACGGTCAG TGCTGTGTTCCAGGGCTTCGCTGTCTGCGTGTATCACATGGTGGACATCTGGGAGGTCTTCAAGGGGCCCTTTGCCCACCAAGATGGTCCCCAGCACCAGTGGGGGCCCTATGGGGGCAAGGTGCCCTTCCCTCGCCCTGGCATG TGCCCTAGCAAGATGACTGCGCAGCCAGGACGACCCTTTGGCAGCACCAAGGACTACCCGGACGAGGTGCTACATTTTGCCCGAGCCCACCCACTCATGTTCCAGCCTGTGCGGCCTCGGCAGGGCCGCCCTGTCCTTGTCAAAACCCACCTAGCCCAGCAGCTGCGCCAGATCGTGGTGGACCGAGTGGAGGCAGAGGATGGGACCTACGATGTCATGTTCCTGGGGACTG ACTCAGGTTCCGTGCTCAAGGTCATTGCTCTCCAGGCTGGGGGCTCTGCGGAACCTGAGGAGGTAGTTCTGGAGGAGCTTCAGGTGTTTAAG GTGCCCACACCCATCACTGAAATGGAGATCTCTGTCAAAAGG CAAATGCTGTACGTGGGCTCGAGGCTGGGCGTGGCCCGGCTGCAGCTGCACCAGTGTGAGACTTATGGCAGTGCCTGTGCAGAGTGCTGCCTGGCCCGGGACCCATACTGCGCCTGGGATGGTGCCTCCTGCACCCACTACCGGCCGGGCACCAGCAAGCGCCGGTTCCGCCGGCAGGACATCCGGCACGGCAACCCTGCCCTGCAGTGCCTGGGCCAGAGCCGGGAAG cGGAGGCTGCAGGACTCGTGGCGACCACCACAGTCTACGGCACGGAGCACAACAGCACCTTCCTGGAGTGCCTGCCCAAGTCTCCCCAGGCTGCTGTGCGCTGGTTCTTGCAGAGGCCAGGGGACGAAGGGTCCGACCAG gtgaAGACAGATGAGCGAGTCCTACAGACAGAGCAGGGGCTGCTGTTCCGCAGGCTCAGCCGCTTGGATGCAGGCACCTACACCTGCACGACACTGGAGCACGGCTTCTCCCAGATGGTGGTCCGCCTGGCTCTGGAGGTGATCATAGCCACACAGCTCGACAGCCTGTTCCCTAGGGTGCCGCGGCCAGAGGATCCCCCAGCCCGAGGAGGCCTGGCCTCCACCCCAACCAAGGCTTGGTACAAGGACATCCTGCAGCTCATCGGCTTTGCCAACCTGCCCCGGGTGGATGAGTACTGTGAGCGTGTGTGGTGCTCCTCCCGGAGCCGGGGCAAACAAGCCAAGGGCAagagctgggcagggctggagctgggcaAGAAGGTGAAGAGCCGGGTGCAGGCAGAGCGTAATCGGACGCCCCGGGAGGTGGAGGCCACATAG